The genomic interval TCCCCGTGGCAGACGTTCCGCCACATCACGCTCCCCCACCTGCGCTTCTACATCGAGCTGTCGGTGCTGCTGGGCGCGATCTACGTGGTCAACACCTTCGACCAGATCTACCTGATGACCGCGGGCGGACCGGGCACGGCGAGCGCGAACCTGCCGTTCTACATCTACCAGCGCGCGTTCCTCGGCTTCGACATCGGCCAGTCCGCCGCGATGGGCGTGGTCACCGTCGTCGCCACCATCATCATCTCCACGCTCGCGCTGCGCCTGATCTTCCGCAGCATCAACGCCAAGGAGCAGTCATGAGCACCGTCGCCGACGCCTCCCCCGCCCCTTCGCCGCGGCCCTCGTCCGCGGGTTCGACAGCTTCCCGCGCGTCGGCCCCCGGCGCCCCCGCGATCCGCCCCAAGCGCGCCCGCGGCACCACGACCGGACGCCTGCTGGGCATCCTCGCCTGGATCGTCGGGCTGATCTTCTTCGCGCCGGTCGCGTGGATGGTGCTCACGAGCTTCAAGCAGGAGTCGCAGGCCGCGTCGAACCCGCCGACCTTCCTGTTCACCCCGACCCTCGACCAGTACAAGGCGGTGCTCGCCTCGGGCGCGGGCAGCTACCTGCTGAACTCGGTGATCGCGACGGCCTGCTCGACGCTGCTGGTGCTCGTGCTCGCCATCCCCGCCGCCTACGCGCTCAGCATCCGGCCGGTGAAGAAGACCCAGGACGTGCTGTTCTTCTTCATCTCCACGAAGATGCTGCCGGTGGTCGCGGTGATCATGCCGATCTACGTGATCGCCGGGCAGCTGCGGATGCTCGACAACCTGCTCACGCTGATCGTGCTCTACACGGCGATGAACCTGCCGATCGCGGTGTGGATGATGCGCTCGTTCTTCCTCGAGGTGCCCGGCGAGGTGCTCGAGGCGGCGTCGATCGACGGCGCCTCGCTCATGCGCACGATGCGCACGGTGCTGCTGCCGATGGTGGCCCCCGGCGTCGCGGCGACCGCGCTGATCTGCGTGATCTTCGCGTGGAACGAGTTCTTCTTCGCCCTGAACCTCACCGCCGCCAACGCCGCCACGGTGCCGATCTACCTCATGAGCACGATGACCTCCGAGGGCCTGTTCCTCGCGCGGCTCTCCGCCGCCTCGGTCATCGCCTCCCTGCCCGTGGTGCTCGCCGGCTGGATCGCCCAGAAGCAGCTGGTGCGCGGGCTCTCGATGGGCGCGGTGAAGTAAGGGGTCGCGAGGGTCTGCATTACGGTCGGAGCTCTCTCGCGCGGAGGACGTCCGTCGCGTGTCGGGTGCGGCGCGAGGGCGGCCGCGGGACTCGGTCAGGTAGGACCAGAGGCGCGACCCGGTCTGACCAGGGGAATGTGGATGATCGACCGACGCTCCGCCCCGCCGCGTGCACCCTGGGGCGATGACCCGGACCCCGGAACCGCTGCCGAGCACCCTCGGGCCCGTGTTCACTGCTGCCGAGGCGTTCGCGGCCGGCGTGAGCGCTCGCCGGCTGCGGGCGCCGGACCTGGGGCGGGTGCAGCGCGGCCTCTACCGGCGGGGTCCCCGGTTCACTCCCGAGGACGTCGCGCGGGCACTGCGCTGGTCGGACGCGAGCGTGATGCTGTGCGGCCCCACCGCCGCGCAGGTCCTCGGCATGCCGCTCCCCTCAGCCCTCGATGTCGCGAACACCCAGCAGATCCATCTCACGAGCGCCCATGCACGGCGCAGCTCGAGGATGCTGATCTGGCACCGCCTCACGATCGCCCGTGACGACGTCGTCGACGCGCAGGGATGCCGCCTCACCGGTCGGGTACGCACAGCGTTGGACCTCGTCGAGCATCTGACGCCCGACGACCTCGTCTCCGTCCTCGACCATCTGATCCGCCACCCGCGCCCCCGATTCGAGGGCCGCTCGGCTCCGTACGCGACCCCCGAGGGTCTGCGCCTCGCGATCGACTCCTCCCGACGAACCGGACGCGGGCACCTGCGCGCCGCGCTCGCGCGGGCACGGGTCGGCAGCGACTCCCCGGCCGAGACCTCGCTGAGGCTGGCGCTCGTGCGCGCCGGCATCCCCGATCCCCAGCTCAACGTCAGGGTGTGGGAGGGCGACGTCGACCTGGGGGAACCGGACCTGAGCTGGCCGGAGTGGAAGGTGTGCGTCGAGCACGAGGGCCCCAGCCACCTCACCCCCGAGCAGCTGGCGAAGGACATCCGTCGCGGCAAGCGGCGCGCGGCCCACGGGTGGATCGAGATCCGCACCGTCGCCGAGCACCTCCGCGCCGGAGGACGGCTCGCGGCGCATGAGGTGCGGGGCGCCCTCCGCTCGCGCGGGTGGGAGGGCTGAGTTGAGGGGTGTGGGAGCGGGCGCCTGGGCTCTGGCTCCTGGCTCGACACGAACAGTGCTGCGCAACGGTCGTTTTGAGCCTCCTAAACGACCACTGCGCAGCACTCAAGATCCGATCCCCACCTCAAAGCACCTCAAAGCAGGGGCCGCGCACGAATAGTGCTGCGCAACGGTCGCTATGAGCGTCCTAAACGACCACTGCGCAGCACTCAAGGAATGGGCACCGCGCCGGAAGGCGGGCCACACACGAACAGTGCTGCGCAACGGTCGTTTTGAGCCTCCAGAACGACCATTACGCAGCACTCAAACGCAACGTGCAGCGGGAGGCACGGTGCGCCGCTCCCGCCGGTGCACCGCCCTCGTGAGCACGGTGCACCCGCCCCCGTGGGAACGGTGCACCCGCGCCCGCGGGAACGAGGCGCCCTCGCCCCTCGCCCTGCGCACCCGCGCGCCCGCGTCAGCCCGCGAGGCGCCCGATGACCTCGGCGTTGAAGGCGTCGAGGTCGCCGGGGTTGCGGCTCGTGGTGATGCCGCGGTCGGTGACGACCTGCTCGTCGACCCAGTCGGCCCCCGCGTTGCGCAGGTCGGTGGCGACCGAGGTGAAGCTGGTCATCCGGAGCCCGTCGACGAGTCCCGCCTCGATGAGGATCCAGGGGGCGTGGCAGATCGCGGCGATGGGCTTGCCCGCGGAGGCGAAGGCCTTCACGAGGCCCACGGCGTCCTCGTCGATCCGCAGGGAATCGGCGTTCAGGGTGCCGCCGGGCAGGACCAGGGCGTCGTACTCGTCGGCGCTCGCGCCCTTGATGGGCCCGTCGACGGGGAACTCCTTCCCTCGGTCCCAGTCGCCGTTCAAGGCGACGACGGCGCCGTCCTCGGCGGAGAGCAGCACGGTCTTCGCGCCGGCCTCCTGGAGGGCGGCGAGGGGCTGGGCGAGCTCGGGCTCCTCGACGCCGCGGTTCGCGATGAGTGCGACGGTGCGTCCGGTCAGGTCGGTCATGATGCTTCCCTTCGCTCGGGGTTCCCGCGGAGCGGGATTCGGTGTCCACGCTATGCCCGGCGGGTGCGGTCGTGAAGTGGTCGCGCCAGGAGCGAACAAGGTGCCGCGCGTGGCGCCTGCGCCGCGCGCGTGACGCCGGTGCCGCGCGTCCCGGGCGCCGCGGGCTCAGGAGCGAACAGGGCGCCACGGGAACCGCGCAGGCCCCGGGCGCTCAGCGCGCGTCGGCGCGGAAGGTGCGCAGGCGCAGGCTGTTGAGCACCACGAACACGCTGGAGAAGGCCATGGCCGCACCGGCGAGCATGGGGTTCAGCAGGCCGAGCGCGGCCAGCGGGATGGCGGCGACGTTGTAGGCGAAGGCCCAGAACAGGTTCCCGCGGATCGTGCGCAGGGTGCGGCGTGCGAGGCGGACCGCGTCGGCCGCGGAACGCAGGTCGCTGCGCACCAGGGTGATGTCGGCGGCCTGGATGGCGGCGTCGGTGCCGCCGCCCATGGCAAGGCCCAGGTCGGCCTGCGCGAGGGCGGCCGCGTCGTTGACGCCGTCGCCGACCATCGCGACCTTCCGCCCCTCTCCCTGCAGGCGGGCGATCACGGAGACCTTGTCCTCGGGCATGACCTCGGCGATCACCTCGTCGATGCCGACCTCGGAGGCGACGCGCTCGGCGACGGTGCGGCCGTCGCCGGTCAGCAGCACGGGGCGCAGTCCCAGCTCGCGCAGGCGCGAGATGGCCTCGGCGCTCGAGGGCCTCACGGCGTCAGCGACGGTGAGGACGCCGCGCGCCTGCCCGTCCCAGGCGACGAGCACGGCGGTGCGGCCGGCCTCCTGCGCGCTCTCCTGGAACTCGGTGAGCTCGGCCGGCACCCGGGCCCCGTCGCCCCCGCTGGACCCCTTGGACCCGCGGGTTCCGTCGTCCCCGAGCCCCCGTCCCACGCTCACGAGCACCCCGTCGACGGTCCCGCGGGCGCCGCGGCCGGGCAGGGCCTCGAAGCCGGTCGCCTCGGGCACGTTCCCGATGCGCTCGCCGGCTCCGCGGGCGATGGCCTGGGCGATCGGGTGCTCGGAGGAGTCCTCGACGGCGCCCGCGCGGCGCAGCAGCGTCTCGGTGTCGATGCCGTCGGCCGGATGCACATCGACGAGTGTCATGCGCCCGGTGGTCACGGTGCCGGTCTTGTCCAGGACCACCGTGTCGAGGTCGCCGGTGCTCTCGAGCACCTCGGGCCCCTTGATGAGGATGCCCAGCTGGGCGCCGCGGCCGGTGCCCACCAGCAGCGCCGTGGGGGTCGCGAGGCCCAGCGCGCACGGGCAGGCGATGATGAGGACGGCCACGGCCGCGGTGAACGCGGCCTCCGCTCCGTGCCCGGTGAGCACCCAGATCACGAGCGTGACGAGCGCGATCCCGAGCACGATCGGCACGAACACGCCGGAGATCCGGTCGGCCAGGCGCTGCACGCGCGCCTTGCCGGACTGGGCGTCCTTCACGCGCTGCGCCATCTGGGCGAGCTGGGTGTCGGCGCCCACGCGGGTCGCGCGCACCACGAGGCGCCCGCCGCTGTTGACGGTCGCGCCGGTGACGGCGTCTCCCTCAGCGACCTCCTGGGGCACCGACTCGCCGGTGAGCATGGAGGCGTCCACGGCGCTGTGCCCGGAGACGACCTCGCCGTCGGTCGCGATCTTCTCGCCGGGCCGCACCACGAACTCGTCGCCCACGGCGAGGTCGCCGATCGGCATGCGCACCTCGGTGCCGCTGCGCAGCACGGCCACGTCCTTCGCGCCCAGGTGGAGGAGGGCCCGCAGGGCGGCCCCGGCCTCGCGCTTCGAGCGCTTCTCGATGTACCGGCCGGCGAGGATGAACAGGATGACCCCGGCGGCGACCTCGAGGTAGATCGTGGAGGCGCCGTCGGACCGGGAGATGGTGAGGTCGAAGCCGTGGTGCATGCCCGGCATGCCGGCGTCCCCGAGGAACAGGGCGTACAGCGACCACAGGAACGCGGCGGTGGTGCCCATCGAGATCAGGGTGTCCATCGTCGCCGCGCCGTGGCGGGCGTTGATGAGCGCCGCACGATGGAACGGCCAGCCGGCCCAGACGATCACCGGCGCGGCGAGCGCGAGCGAGGCCCACTGCCAGTACGTGAACTGCAGCGCCGGGAGCATGGCCAGGGCGATCACGGGGATCCCGAGCACGGCCGCGCCGATCAGACGCTGGCGCAGGGAGGCCAGCTCGGGGTCGACGGGCTCGGCGTCGGAGGTGTCCACGACGGTGGGCCCGGTCGAAGATCCCGGGGCGCTCGACGGACCGGCTGCGTCCGATGGATCTGCGCCGGATCCGTCCGCGCCCGACGGCGCTGGGCTCGACGCGCCCGCGGGCATCGTGGCCGTGTATCCGGCCTTGGCCACGGTCCCCACCAGCACCTTGGGGTCGAGATCCGCGGGTGCGGTGACCCTCGCGGACTCGGTCGCGAAGTTGACGCTCGCCTCGACGCCGTCGAGCTTGTTGAGCTTGCGCTCGATGCGGTTCGCGCAGGAGGCGCAGGTCATCCCGCCGATGTCGAGGTCGATCCCGCGCAGCGGGCCGACGGCGCCGCCCGTAGCGCTGCGCTCATCGGAGTCGGCGGATGTCATCGGAGCTCCTTCGGGGCGGGATCAGAGGGAAGGGCGGCGGCGGGGCCGGACAGCCAGCGCGGACCGGACACCCAGCGCGGGCCGGACGACCGGCGCAGATCGAACGGCCTCCGCGGGCCGCGACGCCGCCTCAGCCGACGCGGCTCGCCTCGTACCCGGCCTCCTCGACGGCGGCGAGCACGGCGGTCTCGTCGATCGCCTCGGGGCCGGAGACGACCAGGCGGCCGGTCTCGTGGCTGACCTCGATGCCCTCGACGCCGGGGACCTCACCGACCTCTTCACGCACGGACATCTCGCAGTGCCCGCAGGTCATCCCGGTCACCTGGAACTCGGTCGTGGTCATGGACTCCTCCTCGGTTCGTGGGCGCCCGCTCGGGCACACCCCGAATCTATACCCCTAGGGGGTATCACTGTCAACGAGTCCCGCAGGCCGCCGCGCACCGGCGCCGCCCCGCTCTCGGGTACCCTGCGGACACCCGTCCCCGTCCGGCTCGTCACGTCCATCCCGTCCCCGACCCCGTCGAGCACTCCGCCCGACGCCTGGAGGTTCCCCGTGCCACCCAGGAAACCGCCGACCGTCTACGACGTCGCGACGCGCGCAGGGGTCTCGATCGCAACGGTCTCGCGCGTGCTGCGCAGCCCACAGAAGGTCACCGAGTCCACGCGGGAGAGGGTGCTCGCCGCGATCGACGAGCTCGGCTACGTCCCCAATGCGAGCGCCCGGGGGCTCGCGGGCCGCCGCACCGGCGTGCTGGGCCTGCTCATCCCCGGCCACGACGCCCCGCCGGTGCCGCAGCCGGGATCCGCGGGCGATCATGTCGTCGAGTTCATCGACGACATGGACCGCAGCTTCGTGGACCCCGAGCGCAACCACTACTTCGAGCAGCTCGTGCGCGGTTGCGAGATCAGCGCCTGGGGCAGCGGCTATGCGCTCCTGGTCGCCTCCGGCCCCGACCTCAGCCGGAGCGTGGTGCTGGACGATCTCGAGGGCCGGGTCGACGGGATCATCGTCATCTCCCGCACCGTGCCCGACGACCTCATCGCCCGCTCGGCGCGCCGCGTGCCGCTCGTGGTGGTCGCCGGCCGCGCCGCCGGGACCGCCGATTCGGTGCGCGTGGACAACGCGGGCGGGATGGCGGCGGTGACCCGCCACGTGCTCGCGCGCAAGCCCGAGGGCCCCGTGCTCTACCTGGGCGGGCCCGCGGATTCGCCCGACGGGGTCGAGCGCGAGGAGGGCTTCCGCCGCGAGATCGACGGCAGCGGCGAGACCTGGCGCATCGCGTCCACCGACTTCACGACCGAGGGCGGGGCGCAGGAGATGCGCCGCGCCCTCGCGGACGTCCGCCCGGGCGCGGTGATCGCGGCGAACGACCAGAGCGCGCTCGGGGCGCTCACGGAACTGCGAGAGGCCGGCATCAGCGTCCCCGACGACTGCGTGGTCACCGGCTTCGACGGCATCGAGGACGCGCGCTGGTCCCGTCCGCCGCTCACCACCGTGCGCCAGCCGATGACGGACGTCGGCGTCCAGGCGGTCCAGACGCTGCTGCGCCGGATGGCCGATGCCGACGCTCCCGGCCAGGACCTGCAGCTCCCGGTCGACGTGCTGCTGCGCGAGAGCTGCGGGCCGCTCGGGCGCTGAACGCCCGGAGCCCCGCGCCCTCAGACGATCGGCCGCACGAGCATCCCCTCGGCGACGCTCCCGGGCACCTCGACGCCCTCGCGCCCGAGCACCCGCACCAGCGGGCCCGCGCCCGCCGCGCCACTCTCCCCCGCGTCGACGTCGAGCTCCACGCCCGGCACGAGCCCCAGCTCGCGGGCGGTGCGCAGCACCTCGGGGTCGGCGTCGGAGACCACGAGGACGCGGAAGCGGCCGGCGCCGGTGACGCTCGCGAGGCGCCGCGCGTCCTCGGGGTGGGCCCAGCGGTGGTCGGCATCGGGGATGGGGTCGCCGTGGGGGTCCGCCGTCGGATGCTCGAGGATCGCGTCGATGCGGGCGATGAAGGTGTCGCTCACGGCGTGCTCGAGGCGCTCGGCCTCGTCGCGCACCTCGTCCCAGTCGTAGCCGAGGGCCTCCACCAGGTAGGTCTCCAGCAGACGGTGGCGGCGCACCATCGCGATCGCGCACTGCGCTCCCGCCTCGGTGAGCTCGACGGGCTTGTAGGGGATGCGGGCCACGAGGCCCTGGGCGTCCAGGCGCTTGAGGGTCTCGGTGACGTTGGCGGCGGAGGTGCCGAAGCGCTGGGCGAGCTCGCCCGTGGTGATCGGCGGGGCACCCCATTCGGTGCGCGACCAGATCACCTTGAGGTAGTCCTGGGCCACGGGACTGAGCTCGTCGGGGTTCACCCCGGCATCGTATCGCCGGGGCCGATGGCGACCTCCGGCTCGCCCCTGCTCACTCGCCCGTGAGGGACATCGGGACGAGCGCGAGGTTCAGGGCGACGATGAGCGCGACGACGATCCAGGCGATCACGGTGACCGGCCGCGAGTTCGCGAAGCTCCCCATCAGGGCGCGCCGGCCGGTGAGGGTCACGAGCGGCACCAGGGCGAAGGGCAGGCAGAGGCTGAGCACGACCTGGCTGAGCACGAGGGCCGCGGTGGGCTCGGCGCCGATCGCGAGGACGACGAGTGCGGGCAGCAGGGTGAGCAGGCGGGAGAGCACGAGCGGGATCCGCCGGTGCAGCAGGCCGCGCATGATCTCGCTGCCCGCGTAGGCGCCCACGGAGGAGGAGGCGAGGCCGGAGGCGAGCAGGCCGATCCCGAAGAGCACGCCGACCACGGGCCCGGAGGCGGCGGCGATCGCGGCCTGCGCGCCCTCGATGGTGTCGGTGCCGGGGATCCCGGGGAGCGCCTCGGCGGCCAGGACCAGCATCGCGATGTTCACGGTGCCCGCGAGGCACAGAGAGAGCACCACGTCCCAGCGCGAGGCGCGGACCACGCGGGTGATCCGCCCGGGCGAGCGGTCGGTGCCATGGCGGTCGCGCACGAGTCCGGCGTGCAGGTAGATCGCGTGGGGCATGACGGTCGCGCCCAGCATCGAGGCCGCGAGCAGCACGGTGCCGCCGCCGTCGAAGCGCGGGATCAGCCCGTCGGCGAGGGCCACCGGATCGGGCGGGGCGACGACGAGCCCGGCGAGGAAACCGATGGTGATCACGCCCAGCAGCCCGATGATCACGTGCTCGAAGGGCCTCTGGCCGAAGCGGGACTGCACGGCGAGCAGGGCCATCGAGACGGCGCCGACGATGACGCCGCCGACCAGCAGCGGGAGTCCGAAGAGGATGCGCAGGGCGATCGCGCCGCCGACGACCTCGGCGATGTCGGTGGCGATCGCCATGGCCTGCGCCTGCAGCCAGAACAGCAGGCGCGAGCGCCGCCCCAGGGTCGCTCCGAGGTGATCGGCGAGGGTGCGGCCGGTGACCGCGCCGAGCTTCGCCGAGAGGTACTGGACGAGCATCGCCATGAGGTTCGCGACCACGAGCACCCACAGCAGCAGGTAGCCGTGGCGGGCGCCGGCGGTGACGTTCGCGGCGATGTTCCCGGGGTCCACGTAGGCCACGGCGGCGACGAAGGCCGGGCCCAGCAGGCGCAGCGTGCGCCAGGGGCCGCGGGGCCGACGGGCGGGGCCGGGCTCGCGCGACCCGTCGGGACGCGCACCGGGCCGACGCCCTTCCTCCGTGCGAGGAACGGGTGCCTGGGTGCGCTGATCGACCACGGGTTCCGCCATGGATTTAACGTACCTTAAAACATGCCTCGGTGCACACCCGTCGGGCGCGCGTCGCGATCACTGCGCCC from Brachybacterium kimchii carries:
- a CDS encoding heavy metal translocating P-type ATPase, which translates into the protein MTSADSDERSATGGAVGPLRGIDLDIGGMTCASCANRIERKLNKLDGVEASVNFATESARVTAPADLDPKVLVGTVAKAGYTATMPAGASSPAPSGADGSGADPSDAAGPSSAPGSSTGPTVVDTSDAEPVDPELASLRQRLIGAAVLGIPVIALAMLPALQFTYWQWASLALAAPVIVWAGWPFHRAALINARHGAATMDTLISMGTTAAFLWSLYALFLGDAGMPGMHHGFDLTISRSDGASTIYLEVAAGVILFILAGRYIEKRSKREAGAALRALLHLGAKDVAVLRSGTEVRMPIGDLAVGDEFVVRPGEKIATDGEVVSGHSAVDASMLTGESVPQEVAEGDAVTGATVNSGGRLVVRATRVGADTQLAQMAQRVKDAQSGKARVQRLADRISGVFVPIVLGIALVTLVIWVLTGHGAEAAFTAAVAVLIIACPCALGLATPTALLVGTGRGAQLGILIKGPEVLESTGDLDTVVLDKTGTVTTGRMTLVDVHPADGIDTETLLRRAGAVEDSSEHPIAQAIARGAGERIGNVPEATGFEALPGRGARGTVDGVLVSVGRGLGDDGTRGSKGSSGGDGARVPAELTEFQESAQEAGRTAVLVAWDGQARGVLTVADAVRPSSAEAISRLRELGLRPVLLTGDGRTVAERVASEVGIDEVIAEVMPEDKVSVIARLQGEGRKVAMVGDGVNDAAALAQADLGLAMGGGTDAAIQAADITLVRSDLRSAADAVRLARRTLRTIRGNLFWAFAYNVAAIPLAALGLLNPMLAGAAMAFSSVFVVLNSLRLRTFRADAR
- a CDS encoding LacI family DNA-binding transcriptional regulator; the encoded protein is MPPRKPPTVYDVATRAGVSIATVSRVLRSPQKVTESTRERVLAAIDELGYVPNASARGLAGRRTGVLGLLIPGHDAPPVPQPGSAGDHVVEFIDDMDRSFVDPERNHYFEQLVRGCEISAWGSGYALLVASGPDLSRSVVLDDLEGRVDGIIVISRTVPDDLIARSARRVPLVVVAGRAAGTADSVRVDNAGGMAAVTRHVLARKPEGPVLYLGGPADSPDGVEREEGFRREIDGSGETWRIASTDFTTEGGAQEMRRALADVRPGAVIAANDQSALGALTELREAGISVPDDCVVTGFDGIEDARWSRPPLTTVRQPMTDVGVQAVQTLLRRMADADAPGQDLQLPVDVLLRESCGPLGR
- a CDS encoding type 1 glutamine amidotransferase domain-containing protein encodes the protein MTDLTGRTVALIANRGVEEPELAQPLAALQEAGAKTVLLSAEDGAVVALNGDWDRGKEFPVDGPIKGASADEYDALVLPGGTLNADSLRIDEDAVGLVKAFASAGKPIAAICHAPWILIEAGLVDGLRMTSFTSVATDLRNAGADWVDEQVVTDRGITTSRNPGDLDAFNAEVIGRLAG
- a CDS encoding heavy-metal-associated domain-containing protein; this encodes MTTTEFQVTGMTCGHCEMSVREEVGEVPGVEGIEVSHETGRLVVSGPEAIDETAVLAAVEEAGYEASRVG
- a CDS encoding metal-dependent transcriptional regulator is translated as MNPDELSPVAQDYLKVIWSRTEWGAPPITTGELAQRFGTSAANVTETLKRLDAQGLVARIPYKPVELTEAGAQCAIAMVRRHRLLETYLVEALGYDWDEVRDEAERLEHAVSDTFIARIDAILEHPTADPHGDPIPDADHRWAHPEDARRLASVTGAGRFRVLVVSDADPEVLRTARELGLVPGVELDVDAGESGAAGAGPLVRVLGREGVEVPGSVAEGMLVRPIV
- a CDS encoding carbohydrate ABC transporter permease — encoded protein: MSTVADASPAPSPRPSSAGSTASRASAPGAPAIRPKRARGTTTGRLLGILAWIVGLIFFAPVAWMVLTSFKQESQAASNPPTFLFTPTLDQYKAVLASGAGSYLLNSVIATACSTLLVLVLAIPAAYALSIRPVKKTQDVLFFFISTKMLPVVAVIMPIYVIAGQLRMLDNLLTLIVLYTAMNLPIAVWMMRSFFLEVPGEVLEAASIDGASLMRTMRTVLLPMVAPGVAATALICVIFAWNEFFFALNLTAANAATVPIYLMSTMTSEGLFLARLSAASVIASLPVVLAGWIAQKQLVRGLSMGAVK
- a CDS encoding Nramp family divalent metal transporter, whose translation is MAEPVVDQRTQAPVPRTEEGRRPGARPDGSREPGPARRPRGPWRTLRLLGPAFVAAVAYVDPGNIAANVTAGARHGYLLLWVLVVANLMAMLVQYLSAKLGAVTGRTLADHLGATLGRRSRLLFWLQAQAMAIATDIAEVVGGAIALRILFGLPLLVGGVIVGAVSMALLAVQSRFGQRPFEHVIIGLLGVITIGFLAGLVVAPPDPVALADGLIPRFDGGGTVLLAASMLGATVMPHAIYLHAGLVRDRHGTDRSPGRITRVVRASRWDVVLSLCLAGTVNIAMLVLAAEALPGIPGTDTIEGAQAAIAAASGPVVGVLFGIGLLASGLASSSVGAYAGSEIMRGLLHRRIPLVLSRLLTLLPALVVLAIGAEPTAALVLSQVVLSLCLPFALVPLVTLTGRRALMGSFANSRPVTVIAWIVVALIVALNLALVPMSLTGE